The genomic DNA AAGAAACCAATTCACCCGCAGTTAGCCCATCTGCTACATCTGGTGATTGAGGTAAAATCGCGATTTTTTTCGCAATTTCTTTTGTAGATTGTGTATGAATATTTTTACCATCTAAAGAGATTTCGCCACTTTTAGTATTCAGTAATCGTGATAAGGCCTTCAGTAATGTAGACTTCCCACAACCATTTGGCCCTATAATGGACGTAATTTTCCCATCTGGTATAGCAACGTCTAAGTTGTTCACAATGACACGTTCACCATATCCGATAGAAACTTCTTTACCTATTAATCTGTTCATCGTCATCCTTCTTTCTTAAAACGATTCCGCTTCCATTCCTATTATGAAAAGCGTTATTTGTACATTACGAGATAGACGTGACCAGTTTTCTATTTATATCACGCTATTTTGTAGATCTATTTCATCCAATTGATAATCATTATCATATATTTGTTAGTATATCATCCTTTGCTAGAAATTTCTAACTGAAACTTAATTGATATACATACATTAAACGAAACGAAAAACGTCTGTTTGTTAAACGATTGATACTTTTATTTAACAAAAAATAAAAAAGTGAGATAGTCCAAACTATTTGGTAACTATCCCACTCATGCTACTCATATCCACTTTTCTTAAAAATGTCCTTTTAAATTAGTCTTCTACTAAAAAGCCATTACCGTATACATCACGAACGTCATGGACGACTACAAACGCGTTTTCATCAATTTTTCGTATCATGCGCTTCGTCCGTGATAATTGCGTTTTACTAATCACTGCATACAAAACATCTGTTTCTTTTTTTGAAAAGTAACCGCGACCGTTGAGTATAGTAATACCTCTGCCTATATCTTCATCAATCATTTTAGCAATGCGATCTGGCTCTTTAGAGATGATGGTTACAGCTTTTTTAGGATTTAATCCTTCTATAACAAAGTCCATTACTTTTGTACCTATGTACAAACTAATAATTGTTAACAGAGCACGGTCTAAAGGAATGACTGTCAACGAGATCAGCACAACAATTAAATCGAAGAAGAGTAAGGCATTGGGTGTACTCACATCTAAATATTTATTTGCGATACGCGCCAAAATAGTTGTTCCTGCAGTCGTACCTCCCGCCAATACAATAATACCGATTCCTAATCCTACAGAGAAACCACCGAATATCGCATTAATAATGACATCATCCGTTTTTACATGCCATGACTCAGTTAAACTAAGGAAAATAGAAATCAATACCGTCGCTAGTATGGTTAAATACATACTTCTTTTACTTAAAAATTTATACCCCACACCGATTAAAATCGCATTCACCACAAAGTTTGTGATAGCTGGAGATAAGTGAAATGCATAGTATAAAATGATTGCGAGCCCTGTTACACCGCCTTCACCAAGATCCGCAGTGATAATAAATGCATTTACGCCGGCTGAAAATATAAACGCACCTAAAACGACTAAAATTAAATCTCTAATTGTTCTGCTCACCAAACCATTCCCTTCATCTTAAGATTGTCTTTTTATATTGTCATTAGCCATATTATCACAACTTTATGACAATTCGTACCCTTGAATTCCGAGTTAGTGTAAACGATTTTATTAAAGTGTTAAATTTCTGAATATTTAGTTTACTTATGGTGTAAAAGTGTGTATAATATGAATTACCTTATTTGTTGCTAGTTTACTAGTCAACAAGAGGCCATCTCCTTTGTGTTTTTTATAGTAAGAGAGATTTTTTGCTCGAGGTTGATATCATGCTCGAATATCAATCTAAATTATTCATTTCCCGTCTAAGGCAGTTCAGCAAGCGCTGGGCTGCTTCTTTTATGCGTTAATTTCATTTGGAATAATAAGCTGATATGGGCTACTCACAGTTTAAGACATTAACCTTTCAATATCATCACTTACACATAAAAAAGAGAGAGACAGGACGATGATGTCCTGCTCCCTCATTTTTTCATTCCGTCGCTCACCGGAATCACAATTACCAAGCGAATAAACCTACAAAACCTGCTGTTAATAATGAAACTAAAATACCCGCTAATAACATCATTGGTACATATTTAGAAACAAAATCAGACGTCTTTTCATTAACAATCCCTTTTAATGTACCGATAATCATACCAATTGTTGAGAAGTTAGCGAAAGAAATTAAGAATGTAGAAATAACAGCGCGGTGGTGCGGTGTATAACTATTAATTTCACCAGTAATTTCACCCATGACAACAAATTCGTTTGTCACAATTTTCTTCGCCATATTTTGTGCAACTTTCCACACTTCATCTGACGGTAGACCTAATAAGAATGCAAACGGCCACATAAATACACCTAAAACTTGGTCTAGACCAATGCTTCCTTTTAAGTGGAATAAGTGTGCAATACCACTACTGATAAGGTGGATCAAACGGTCTGCCAATTCTGCTAAAGCAACAAAACTAATAACGAAAGCAATGATAATTAAAACAAGCTTACCAGCATTTAATACTGAATCTCCCAAGAATGAGAAGAACGGTTGACGCGCTTCATTTTCACGTAAGTCATAAATAACATCGTCATTTACTTCAACTTTAACTGGATTCAAAATTGAAGCTACAATCATCGCATTAACAATATTTAATGGGATGGCTGTCAATACTAATTCACCTGGAATCATTGTGACGTAAGGCCCAACAATCGCACCAGATACAGAACTCATTGACATCATTGCAATCGTTAACACACGTGTTTCTTTCATGCGCTTTAATTGTTCACTCGAAACCGCAAGTGCTTCAGTGTTACCTAAAAACATCATTTCAATACCAAAGAATGCTTCAAATTTAGGTTGACGTGTAATTTTGGCTAACACCCAACCAATTGCACGCATAATCCATGGCAAAATACGGAAATACATTAAAATGTCAAACAAAGGCACAACTAATAAAATAGGGAAAAGCGCAGCAACAGCCATATCTAACTGTTTGACTTCTGTCCAACTTTTAAATGCAAAACCTATACCTGCAAATGCAGCATCTATTACCCAAGAGATACCTTCTGCTGCTTTTTTAACGGCTAAAGTTCCAGCAGGGAAGTATACGAAAAACCAAGCTAAGATAAGGTTCAATACAACTAAGACAGCGATAGAACCCCATTGTATATTTTTACGGTCACGTGAACACAGATATGCAACACCCAAAAATACAAACAAACCAATAATGTTAATGATCAAATACATAAGGATTTACCTCTTACCTTTCAACTGTTTTTAACACAACAAGTATACCACGCGTATGACATAGTGAGAATATGTTTTTTTAATAATATTTAGGTCAAAAACCCCTCTTTCTTCCATTACGTATAGCCCACGACAAACGACATTCTCATATGTCGAGATGAACAATGCAGTTCATCGAGTCATGCCGACCTAGCTAACTATCACACACATATCCAAACTGATTCGCATATTGTTAAACTGAATGGATTGTGCATCCGCCTTAAATGAAGCGACGAGTAAAACTTGACTATTTCACGTTATTTAGACTTTAAAGTCCAGCTGAATGCCGTTCTAGTCCAACAAAATTTTTGATTAAATTCAATAATTTTACATATTCTTTCTAAAATCACTATTGCTAACAAATATAATTCAAGGTATTCTATAATTAAATGAAAATGATTATCATTAACGATAAGTAGGTGGGAGTATGTTACATGTTGCAAATGCTGAGGTTGGAAGAAACTATCGAGTCAAAGCTTTAGAAACGCAAAACATTCATTTGAAGCATCGTTTACGCGCGCTTGGATGTGTGGAAGGTTGTTGCTTATCTATTCATCAAAAAGGTTTATTTAAAGGGCCTTGTACTTTAAAAATTAACGGCCAACAAATTTGTATACGAAATTGTGATGCTTGTGACATCCTATTGGAGCAGGCCTATGAGTAATGCATATTGTATTTTAGGGAACCCTAATGTTGGAAAAACATCATTGTTTAATGCACTTACCGGCTCTTATGCTTATGTTGGCAATTGGAGTGGTGTCACTGTTGAAAAAAAGGTCGGGCAATTAAAAAAGAAAAATGGTCATTTAATTGATTTACCTGGCATTTACGATTTAGTTCCTATTTCGCGTGACGAAACTGTTGTAACTGACTTTTTATTACATGAATCATTCGACGGCATGATTAATATTATAGATGCCGCACAAATCAAACGTAATTTTAATTTGACGATACAATTGTTAGAATTCGGCGCACCAATCCTCATAGGTTTAAACATGATAGATGTTGCTAATAAGCGTGGCATTCGGATTGACTATCAGAAACTCATGAGGAAATTACACGTCCCTGTCATTCCAGTCATTGCAAGAACTGGAAAGGGTAGTGATGATATGCTTAACGCCCTGACAGATCATCATATTTCAAAACAACGTCCTTTAAAAATCAACTATGGTGAAGCGATTGAAAACTTGCTTCAACAATTACAACAAGCAATGCCTTCTCAATTGAAATTAGAAAAGGCACAATATCGTTTTTTAGCGATTCAATATTTACTCAAAAATCCATCTGTTCTAACGTACTTAGATTCTCAAACGTGCGACGCATTAAATGATATTAAAAATGCATTTATGTCTACACATACAATTGACATTGAACATCATATTGTTCAGTGTAGACAATCCTACATTGACGCTATATTGGCAGACGTTGTTCAATATCCAGATACGCAACGACACTATGTTACAGAACGAATAGATGCGTTACTGACACATAAAATTTTAGGGATTCCTATCTTTCTTGGTATCATGTGGCTGATTTTTCAAACGACATTTACATGGATAGGTACACCCTTATCAGATCAACTGGATGAATTTTTCGGTGGCCCTTTAACTGACTTTACACGTGATGCTATGACACATCTCGGTATCTATCCAGCACTTCAAGATTTAGTCACAGACGGAATTATCGCTGGTGTCGGAGGCGTACTTGTCTTTGTTCCTCAGATTCTTGTCTTGTTTTTCTTCATATCTTTGTTAGAAGATTCTGGCTATATGGCACGAATTGCAGTCATTATGGATCGAATTATGGAAAAATTTGGACTAAACGGAAAGTCTTTTATCCCAATGATTATCGGGTTTGGTTGTAATGTACCTGGAATTATGGCCGCAAGAAGTATCGAAGAAGAAAAAGAACGTTTAACGACAATACTGATTGCCCCTTTTATGTCTTGTTCTGCAAGGCTTCCTGTGTATGGATTGTTTGTTGCTATATTTTTCGCGCAACATCAAGCACTCGTTGTTTTAAGTCTTTATGTTCTTGGTATCATCGTAGCTTTATTCGTCAGTTGGGTCCTTTCAAAAACAATTTTGAAAAAAGACACTTCTATTTTTGTAGTCGAATTACCCCCATATCGCTTGCCATCTATTAAAACATTATGGAGAAGCACTTGGGAAAAAGGAAAAGGATTTGTTAAAAAAAGCAGGGACATTTATTTTTGCTGGTTCTGTCATCATCTGGCTGCTCAATTATTCTGGTCCATCGGGGTTTCATGTACCGGTAGAACAAAGCTTCTTGCATTTAATCGGGGCTGCTATTGCACCTCTTATCGCACCTTTAGGTTTTAGTTCATGGCAAACAGCTGCTACATTAATACCAGGATTTTTAGCCAAAGAAGTCGTTGTCAGTGCGATGGCAATCATTTATTCAGTAGATGAAAACGCCCTTGTATCAATGATTTCGTCACACTTTACAGCTTTATCTGCTTATTCATTTATGGTTTTTATTTTGCTATATACACCTTGTCTGGCGACTGTCGCGGCGATTCGTAAAGAAACGACATCATGGAAATGGACCTTGCTCGCACTCGTTTACCCAGTCACGATTGCTTATGTCTTATCACTCGCAGTTTATCAAATCGGTTCAATTTTCTTTTAAGGGGGAAACCGTTAATGACATTACTTTTAAATTTAATACTCATTGCACTTATAGTTTGTTACGTTGTCTTTGTAACGACACGTTATATAAAAAAATCTAAGCAAGGACAATGTAGCGCTTGTGAGGTCAACAAATCTTGTTCTACTAAACAGTTACCAAAACATTTGCAGTAATACAAAAAGGAGAATTTCATTCGCTGAAATTCTCCTTTATTGATTTAACAATAGATGAGGTGAAACGTTGAAACGAAACAACATACCACCCTTTCCTTTAGCTAACAACATAACATCGCGAGGCGCTTTAATTGCATCAAAGGCATACCATAAAAATGCCTGATGGATAAAATCCTTCACAAAATTACGCATCACGCTTTGTTGTTTTGTTATCAGTTAAATTTTGCGTTTCTACAAATTGTTGATATTTTTCATGAGTCTGCATTAATACTTCATGTCGGCCTTTACCTGTAACACGTCCTTGATCTAAAAAGATGATTTGCCCTGCTTTTTTAATTGTAGATAGACGGTGTGCAATGACAATCGTAGTGCGATTTTCCATTAACACATCTAATGCTTCTTGAATCTTACGCTCACTTTCACTGTCTAAATTCGCCGTTGCTTCATCCAGTAATAAAATATCCGGATTTTTGACAAAACTACGTGCAATGTCAATACGTTGACGTTGACCACCTGATAATTTCAAGCCACGTTCACCCACAATCGTATCGTATCCTTGCTCGAATTCCATAATAAAGTCATGACAATGTGCAAGTCGTGCATAATGGATAAGCTCTTCATCAGAAACTTCGCGATCAATACCATATAAAATATTGTCTTTAATCGTGCCATTCATCATTGCATTACTTTGCATAACGTAACCTATTTTTCTTCTCCAATCCGTTAGGGAAAGATTGTATATAGATTGATTATGATATGTAATATCACCACCATTAACATCATACATACGCTCAATCAAACTGAAGATTGTACTTTTCCCTGAACCCGATGGTCCAACGAACGCTGTCACTTCGCCTCTAACAACATTAAAAGAGACGTCTTTTAAAACAGGCGCAACATCGTAGCTAAAGTCAACGTGTTCAAATGATAAATCTCCTGATTCAATCAGATGTGTCTCGCTCGGATCATCAATGACTTCCATTGGCTCTTGTAGTATTTCATAAATTCGGCTACTTGCCCCTACTGCTTTTTTATAATCCGTGATAAGTGTAGATAAATTGATAAGTGGCACTGATAAATTTAATACATAAAATATCATGGCTACAAGTGTCCCTGCAGAAATAGCGCCAGAAGCAATACGCAAGCCACCAAAACCTAAAATAATCCCAATTGTTAATAACATGATTATGCCAGAAACAGGTTGAACAATCGCCGCTATCTTGGCTTGTTTCAACCCTAATCCATAAATTTTAAGTAAATTATCATGTGCAAGATTTAATTCTCGCTTTTCTGTGTTTGCTACTTTCACTAAGCGCATTTCAGTTAAAACA from Staphylococcus schleiferi includes the following:
- a CDS encoding YitT family protein; its protein translation is MSRTIRDLILVVLGAFIFSAGVNAFIITADLGEGGVTGLAIILYYAFHLSPAITNFVVNAILIGVGYKFLSKRSMYLTILATVLISIFLSLTESWHVKTDDVIINAIFGGFSVGLGIGIIVLAGGTTAGTTILARIANKYLDVSTPNALLFFDLIVVLISLTVIPLDRALLTIISLYIGTKVMDFVIEGLNPKKAVTIISKEPDRIAKMIDEDIGRGITILNGRGYFSKKETDVLYAVISKTQLSRTKRMIRKIDENAFVVVHDVRDVYGNGFLVED
- a CDS encoding ABC transporter ATP-binding protein, translating into MRKDNPLLYLLKKISWPVGLIIIAVIIASLGSLSGLLVPLFTGKMVDKFTVASINPIFIVILLVVFILNALLSGIGYYLLNKIGEKIIYAIRSVLWQHIIHLKMPFFDKNESGQLMSRLTDDTKVINDFISQKLPNFFPSIITLIGSLILLFVLDWQMTLLTFITIPIFVLIMIPLGKIMQKISTNTQSEIANFSGLLGRVLTEMRLVKVANTEKRELNLAHDNLLKIYGLGLKQAKIAAIVQPVSGIIMLLTIGIILGFGGLRIASGAISAGTLVAMIFYVLNLSVPLINLSTLITDYKKAVGASSRIYEILQEPMEVIDDPSETHLIESGDLSFEHVDFSYDVAPVLKDVSFNVVRGEVTAFVGPSGSGKSTIFSLIERMYDVNGGDITYHNQSIYNLSLTDWRRKIGYVMQSNAMMNGTIKDNILYGIDREVSDEELIHYARLAHCHDFIMEFEQGYDTIVGERGLKLSGGQRQRIDIARSFVKNPDILLLDEATANLDSESERKIQEALDVLMENRTTIVIAHRLSTIKKAGQIIFLDQGRVTGKGRHEVLMQTHEKYQQFVETQNLTDNKTTKRDA
- a CDS encoding NupC/NupG family nucleoside CNT transporter, with translation MYLIINIIGLFVFLGVAYLCSRDRKNIQWGSIAVLVVLNLILAWFFVYFPAGTLAVKKAAEGISWVIDAAFAGIGFAFKSWTEVKQLDMAVAALFPILLVVPLFDILMYFRILPWIMRAIGWVLAKITRQPKFEAFFGIEMMFLGNTEALAVSSEQLKRMKETRVLTIAMMSMSSVSGAIVGPYVTMIPGELVLTAIPLNIVNAMIVASILNPVKVEVNDDVIYDLRENEARQPFFSFLGDSVLNAGKLVLIIIAFVISFVALAELADRLIHLISSGIAHLFHLKGSIGLDQVLGVFMWPFAFLLGLPSDEVWKVAQNMAKKIVTNEFVVMGEITGEINSYTPHHRAVISTFLISFANFSTIGMIIGTLKGIVNEKTSDFVSKYVPMMLLAGILVSLLTAGFVGLFAW
- a CDS encoding FeoB-associated Cys-rich membrane protein, yielding MTLLLNLILIALIVCYVVFVTTRYIKKSKQGQCSACEVNKSCSTKQLPKHLQ
- a CDS encoding FeoA family protein — protein: MLHVANAEVGRNYRVKALETQNIHLKHRLRALGCVEGCCLSIHQKGLFKGPCTLKINGQQICIRNCDACDILLEQAYE